The genome window AGTGCAAAATGCAAAATTATTGAGCGCACCGTCGTTGACCCTCATTCTGCAATGTGCATTTTGAAATTTGACTTTGTGGTCTTACGATCCTCCCGCGATAGCCGGTACGATCGAGATCGTATCGCCGTCCTTCAGCACGGTCTCTTCCTTGTTGAGAAAACGGATGTCCTCGTCATTCACATAGACGTTGATGAATCTCCGGATCTTGCCGCCTTCCGAAAGCCGCTCCTGCATGCCAGGGTAGTCCCTCTCGAGCGCGTCAACAAGCTCTTTGACATTCTTTACACTGCACTCCACTTCCGCTTTTCCGTCCGTCAGCCTCTGCAGCGGTGTGGGAATCCTCACGGTGATCGCCATATCACTCCTCCTGATTTCATTCTTCTTAATGGTGTCTGTTTCAGCGGTCTTTCAAATTCCCCCGTGACCGATATTCGCCCCCGTCAGGCTATTGAAAAATTCAACAAACACCAAGAATGTCATTCTGAGTCCTTCGCCCGTCATCCTGAGTGAAACGAAGGATCTCGAAGTTACTCAGGATAAACTCCGCGAAGAATCCTGCTTTTCCGGAGACTTGAGATCCTTCACTCCGTTCAGGATGACTGACGGTAGAATGGTATTTTTCAACAGCCTGCTATACAACCGTCACCGTGATCTCTGTTA of Nitrospirota bacterium contains these proteins:
- a CDS encoding MoaD/ThiS family protein, whose amino-acid sequence is MAITVRIPTPLQRLTDGKAEVECSVKNVKELVDALERDYPGMQERLSEGGKIRRFINVYVNDEDIRFLNKEETVLKDGDTISIVPAIAGGS